The following proteins are co-located in the Cryptococcus neoformans var. grubii H99 chromosome 1, complete sequence genome:
- a CDS encoding ATP-binding cassette transporter: protein MDVSNINLPPPSLISTIRTVPSLVVLLLPLLFSIPPFKQLGNRLAFFSSDFVTLRSLIPPEPATAAQKADEQARRPQAWKEFVLAALSLAEAAAWTAITGWKILQFADGNDVTLRDALLSVGMVVVWLGIFSSFAFRPLTTPPWSVLITVVLLFLVSAWTIGQVWYIRTITGFLPSWASSGRITLELVNIGATAGIISVLGSLKLAPPEVLSRLPQVAPDDNVTLFSWMTFSWVDSFIRYGNSQELEPEDLPPLSMTQQTAIVFEKFRQVTTSKLVNKLFLVNKLDMALDASLTLVSVVLNYAGPFFLNRILEGLDIRSREAMSRAYVFALFALFASIAKALVDLLHLWHSRRAAVRIKAELTAAVYDKALRRKDASGIVSKTGSEGKEKDGKQEKMSNADSGKVVNLMSGDTTRIANTVSGAYFIYSAPFEILVASIFLYNILGWSAFAGIVVLAVAAPLNSLVSSRSVKITQDLLKARDKRIGVMNELIGAIQFIKFFAWIEQWKGRAAEARSNEMKQMIRSLINNVWFALLWSLAPILVTLVSFFCYIVIEKRDLTVSVAFTAISLFTMLRLPLNIIPSYIVVILQSLVSVQRIEDFLAEDEVPDWVSSLKRSGTQNDEPTKIGFENASFRWNTGKQSSSSETIEPSKGKQPSSEPAPLDDSVLTDGSTIVEDTFFTLSDLSINFPIGKLSVVTGPTGSGKTALLVALLGEMELLNGRSYLPKNTTQVDSSSGLRNSIAYAAQTPWLQQTSIKSNILFGEPFDEERYEMVVEACALNPDLDALEDGDMTEIGAKGVSLSGGQKARVALARAVYSYTQHLLLDDPLAAVDSHTAKHLTDKCLNGPILKGRTVVLISHHVELLLPSTDYLVRILDGRVDIQGTCQELRERGDLDGMVALEEAELRKDVGKGKGKSHEEEVVEGEDADAQETKKEKKKGPGKKLIQDEERAIGNVKWETYKLYIVAATYTTWAWTVLVLILSQLCTVAERYWLKVWGEAYSKQRVTTLFTMFKPAIHDFTNQYFDNDLHQHVLQHNVAENVTFAASEAVSVDISGITSRFPSAETDPTFYLAVYTAIVLGAAVLGVASSGIGAWSSYKAAVTIHDRLLDRIMRATVRFFSVTPLGRIINRFSRDVEVIDSSLNGALRTVLIYVASLIAAIGVVAFIVPWFLVPAAVISYLYYQYSVLYLRVGRSLRRLEATLRSPIFSGFAELLDGVISVRAFSAEARFMEQLCKQVDQTNQAFYYYWMMNRWLLLRFDFLGAISVALTTLLALSGAVPAGSAGMAIVSAQSFVSACYWVSRFWGQLEMDFNSVERVQEYLSVPQEPPAVIASNRPPAYWPANTGASDFLSVRDVEIKYAPDLPTVFKGSFDVKAGEKIGLIGRTGSGKSTLGMSLLRFTDPTSGSIFLDGIDITKIGVDDLRSRITYIPQDAVLFSGTVRENLDPFAEHTDAELYDALARVNLGLQGVTPLASRAPSRVASSRRLDAIVAEESAVQSSASSALGSALSSANVRTTITLTTEVSAGGSNFSQGQRQLIAMARALLRRSNLIIMDEATASVDFATDEAIQAAIRSEFRDSTLLTIAHRLSSVIDYDRLLVLSDGEVAEFDTPINLLRKDGSLFKSLCEKSGKYKELFRAAEKKEQEDQEKKSDSD, encoded by the exons ATGGACGTCTCAAATATC aaccttcctcctccttctcttatATCTACCATTCGAACTGTTCCTTCTCTCGTCgtcttgcttcttcctttgctcTTCTCGATTCCGCCCTTTAAACAACTCGGCAACCGACTtgctttcttttcctctgaCTTTGTCACCCTTCGCTCCCTCATACCTCCTGAACCGGCTACAGCTGCGCAAAAAGCGGACGAACAAGCTCGTCGACCCCAAGCATGGAAAGAATTTGTCCTGGCGGCACTTTCCCTTGCAGAAGCTGCTGCATGGACCGCTATCACTGGATGGAAGATCCTTCAATTTGCTGACGGAAATGACGTGACTTTGAGAGACGCATTGCTCTCTGTTGGTATGGTAGTGGTATGG CTTGGGATCTTTTCGAGCTTTGCCTTTCGACCTCTCACCACCCCTCCATGGTCAGTCCTCATTACCGTCGTCCTTCTGTTTCTGGTATCAGCATGGACCATTGGACAGGTGTGGTACATCCGGACGATTACTggcttccttccttcctgggcGAGCTCTGGCAGAATTACACTCGAACTTGTGAACATTGGAGCCACGGCTGGGATCATCTCCGTGCTGGGAAGCCTCAAACTAGCGCCCCCAGAGGTCCTTTCGCGATTG CCCCAAGTTGCGCCCGATGATAACGTGACCCTCTTTTCTTGGATGACTTTCAGCTGGGTCGACTCCTTCATCCGCTATGGCAACTCCCAAGAGCTTGAGCCCGAGGACCTTCCTCCGCTTTCCATGACCCAGCAGACAGCAATCGTCTTTGAAAAGTTCAGGCAGGTCACAACCAGCAAACTCGTCAACAagcttttccttgtcaaCAAGTTGGATATGGCTTTGGATGCTAGTCTGACCTTGGTTTCGGTCGTTCTCAACTATGCTGGGCCATTTTTCCTGAACAGGATTCT TGAGGGTTTGGATATCAGGTCTCGAGAAGCCATGTCCCGAGCATATGTATTTGCACTTTTCGCACTTTTCGCTTCTATCGCCAAG GCACTTGTCgaccttctccacctttgGCATAGTCGTCGAGCCGCCGTCCGAATCAAGGCCGAGCTGACTGCCGCTGTCTACGACAAGGCCCTTCGACGCAAGGATGCCTCGGGTATTGTTTCGAAGACTGGATCggagggcaaggaaaaggatggCAAGCAGGAAAAAATGTCCAATGCTGACAGTGGCAAGGTCGTCAACCTCATGTCTG GCGACACAACCAGAATTGCCAATACTGTCAGTGGTGCATACTTTATCTACAGCGCTCCCTTCGAAATCCTCGTTgcatccatcttcctctacAA CATTCTCGGATGGTCTGCATTTGCCGGTATCGTAGTGTTGGCCGTAGCGGCTCCTCTCAACTCCCTCGTTTCCAGTCGAAGTGTGAAGATTACTCAAGATCTCCTCAAGGCTCGAGACAAGCGAATTGGGGTTATGAATGAACTCATCGGCGCCATCCAGTTCATCAAG TTCTTTGCTTGGATCGAACAATGGAAAGGTCGGGCGGCCGAAGCTCGTTCTAATGAAATGAAGCAGATGATTCGGT CTCTTATTAACAACGTCTGGTTCGCGTTGCTTTGGTCCCTTGCCCCTATCTTGGTCACCCTTGTTTCATTCTTCTG CTACATCGTCATCGAGAAGCGAGACCTTACCGTCTCTGTGGCTTTCACAGCCATTTCTCTTTTCACAATGCTTCGTCTTCCACTAAACATTATTCCCTCTTAC ATCGTGGTAATATTGCAGTCCTTGGTGTCTGTTCAGCGTATCGAGGATTTCCTGGCTGAGGACGAAG TTCCTGATTGGGTTTCGTCCCTCAAGCGTTCCGGAACTCAGAACGACGAACCCACTAAGATTGGATTTGAGAACGCTTCTTTCAGGTGGAATACTGGCAAGCAGTCTTCATCGTCGGAAACCATCGAACCTAGCAAAGGGAAGCAACCTTCTTCCGAACCTGCTCCACTTGATGATAGTGTCCTCACCGACGGCAGCACTATCGTTGAAGACACCTTTTTCACCTTGTCAGACCTCAGCATCAATTTCCCTATCGGCAAACTTTCTGTTGTCACTGGTCCTACTGGTTCTGGAAAGACCGCACTCCTCGTTGCTTTGCTAGGCGAAATGGAACTCCTTAATGGCCGATCTTACTTGCCCAAGAACACTACCCAGGTAGACTCTTCGTCTGGTCTGAGAAACTCGATCGCATATGCCGCGCAGACTCCATGGTTACAGCAGACTTCAATCAAGAGCAATATCCTGTTTGGTGAACCATTCGACGAAGAGCGATATGAGATGGTTGTGGAAGCTTGTGCCCT GAACCCTGATTTGGACGCtcttgaagatggcgaTATGACCGAAATTGGGGCTAAAGGA GTTTCATTGAG TGGCGGTCAAAAAGCTCGTGTTGCCCTTGCCCGAGCAGTCTACTCCTACAcccaacatcttcttcttgatgaccctcttgctgctgttgacTCTCATACTGCCAAGCACTTAACGGACAAATGTCTCAACGGGCCCATTTTGAAGGGCCGTACAGTT GTGCTTATCTCCCACCATGTTGAGTTGCTCCTCCCTTCAACCGATTACCTCGTCCGAATTCTCGACGGTCGCGTCGACATTCAAGGGACTTGTCAAGAGTTGCGAGAAAGAGGCGATCTTGATGGAATGGTGGCtttggaagaagccgaGCTCCGCAAGGATGTGGGTAAGGGCAAAGGGAAATCtcatgaagaggaggtggtggaaggcgaagatgCAGATGCTCAAGAAAccaagaaagagaagaagaaaggtcCTGGAAAGAAGCTCATTCAAG ATGAAGAGCGTGCCATCGGCAATGTCAAGTGGGAAACCTACAAGCTGTACATTGTGGCAGCTACCTACACCACATGGGCGTGGACTGTCCTTGTATTGA TCTTATCGCAACTCTGCACAGTTGCAGAAAGGTACTGGCTTAAGGTCTGGGGTGAAG CGTACTCAAAGCAACGTGTCACGACCCTTTTCACTATGTTTAAGCCTGCTATCCACGATTTTACAAATCAGTACTTTGACAACGATCTTCACCAGCATGTGCTGCAGCACAATGTTGCAGAAAACGTAACTTTCGCTGCCAGTGAAGCTGTCTCTGTCGACATCTCTGGGATCACATCTCGTTTTCCCTCTGCTGAAACGGACCCTACTTTCTACCTCGCCGTGTACACTGCCATTG TTCTTGGAGCAGCTGTTTTGGGCGTTGCCTCCAGCGGTATAGGAGCCTGGAGTTCTTACAAGGCCGCTGT CACCATCCACGACCGCCTTTTGGACAGGATCATGCGAG CGACTGTGCGATTCTTCAGCGTTACTCCCCTTGGTCGTATCATCAACCGTTTCTCTCGAG ATGTCGAGGTTATTGACTCGAGTCTTAACGGTGCTCTTCGAACAGTGTTGATTTATGTCGCCAGTTTGATAGCCGCAATT GGTGTGGTTGCTTTCATCGTCCCGTGGTTTTTAGTTCCCGCTGCTGTCATCAGTTATCTATATTACCAGTACTCTGTTCTTTAC CTTCGTGTTGGCCGAAgtttgaggaggttggaagCCACT CTTCGATCGCCCATTTT TTCCGGCTTCGCCGAACTCCTTGATGGTGTTATTTCTGTCCGAGCTTTCTCTGCAGAGGCACGATTCATGGAACAACTGTGTAAACAAGTTGACCAAACAAACCAAGCGTTCTATTATTACTGG ATGATGAACCGTTGG ctcctcctccgcttCGACTTCCTTGGTGCGATTTCTGTTGCGTTGACGACTTTGCTCGCTCTCAGTGGAGCCGTTCCCGCAGGTTCCGCCGGTATGGCGATCGTCTCAGCTCAGTCATTTGTCTCCGCTTGTTACTGGGTTTCTCGATTCTGGGGTCAGCTTGAGATGGATTTCAATTCAGTAGAGCGTGTGCAGGAGTATTTGTCTGTCCCTCAGGAGCCTCCTGCTGTCATCGCCAGCAATCGACCACCTGCATATTGGCCGGCCAACACAGGTGCTTCTGACTTCCTCAGCGTCCGGGATGTCGAAATCAAATACGCTCCAGATCTTCCTACTGTTTTCAAGGGGTCGTTCGACGTCAAAGCGGGGGAAAAGATTGGTTTGATTGGTCGTACCGGAAGCGGAAAGTCGACTTTGGGTATGAGCTTGTTGAGATTCACCGACCCCACTTCTGGAAGTATCTTCCTGGATGGTATAGATATCACCAAAATTGGTGTTGATGACTTA CGCTCCCGTATTACCTACATCCCTCAAG ATGCTGTCTTATTCTCTGGTACCGTTCGAGAGAACCTCGATCCTTTCGCCGAACACACCGATGCGGAACTCTACGACGCTCTTGCCAGAGTGAATCTTGGACTTCAAGGGGTCACCCCCTTGGCAAGTCGCGCTCCCAGTCGTGTCGCTTCCAGCCGCCGTCTCGATGCGATAGTTGCCGAGGAATCAGCAGTACAGTCATCTGCATCATCCGCCCTGGGGTCTGCTCTTAGTTCAGCCAATGTCAGAACAACCATTACCCTCACTACAGAAGTATCGGCCGGGGGGAGTAACTTCTCACAAGGTCAACGACAGTTAATCGCTATGGCAAGGGCTCTGTTGAGGAGGTCCAACCTGATT ATCATGGATGAAGCCACTGCATCTGTGGACTTTGCGACTGATGAAGCCATTCAAGCAGCGATCCGTTCAGAGTTCAGGGATTCGACACTGTTGACTATTGCGCACAGGTTGTCTTCCGTCATAGATTATGACAGGCTTCTTGTTCTATCGGATGGAGAGGTCGCTGAGTTTGATACTCCAATT AATCTCCTTCGCAAGGATGGCTCTCTTTTCAAATCCCTCTGCGAAAAGTCAGGAAAATACAAAGAGCTTTTCAGAGCTgctgagaagaaggagcaagaagatcaggaaaagaaaagtgaCAGCGACTAA